The window TGCGCCTGACGATCGAGGATTTCGGGGCGACGCTCACCGGCCTCGTGCTCAGCGCCTATTTCGTCGGCTTCTCGATCGGCGCCATCGGCTGCGGTCGCGTCATCCAGCGCATCGGTCATATCCGCGCCTACGCCGCCTTCGCCGGCCTGGTGGTGGTCGCGACCGCGGCAATGCCACTCTTCGTCTCGCCGCTCGGCTGGATCCTGTGCCGGATGGCGATCGGCATCGGCTGCGTCGGCCTGTTCATCACGACGGAAAGCTGGCTCAACGCCAAGGCACCGCCGGACCAGCGCGGGCGAATCTTCTCGATCTACATGGTCGGCACGTTCCTGGCGCTGGCGGCCGGCCAACTCCTGATCGGCAAGCTGCCCGTCGCCTCGACGACGCCGTTCAACATCGTCGTCGCGCTCTTCGCGCTGGCGCTGATGATGGTAAGCGCGACGCGCGCCGAGGCGCCGCCGCTTCCGAGCGACACGTCCCTCGCCTATGGCGAGCTGACGCGACAGGCGCCGGTCTCGGTGATCGGCTGCGTCGTCTCGGGCATCGTCACCAGCGCCTTCTACGCGCTGTTCCCGGCCTGGATGGCCCGGAACAACATTCCCCAGGAGACCATCGCCCTGTTCATGCTTGTCGCGGTGCTCGGCGGATTCGCCTTTCAGGTCCCGGTCGGCAGGCTGTCGGATCGGGGCGACCGCCGGGTCGTGCTGGCAGGGCTCGCGCTGGGCTTTTCCGCTGCGGCAGTGCTGCTCGATCTCGTGCCGCGTCATCTGGCGCTGGTGCTGCCGGTCGCCGCCCTGCTCGGCGGCTTCATGTCGACGCTCTATCCGGTCTGCGTCGCGCATGCGCTCGATCGCATGCCACAGGACCGTATCGTCGCCGTCAGCG is drawn from Bosea sp. Tri-49 and contains these coding sequences:
- a CDS encoding MFS transporter → MLVQIGTLIAATSLVQLANGFFNTFLSLRLTIEDFGATLTGLVLSAYFVGFSIGAIGCGRVIQRIGHIRAYAAFAGLVVVATAAMPLFVSPLGWILCRMAIGIGCVGLFITTESWLNAKAPPDQRGRIFSIYMVGTFLALAAGQLLIGKLPVASTTPFNIVVALFALALMMVSATRAEAPPLPSDTSLAYGELTRQAPVSVIGCVVSGIVTSAFYALFPAWMARNNIPQETIALFMLVAVLGGFAFQVPVGRLSDRGDRRVVLAGLALGFSAAAVLLDLVPRHLALVLPVAALLGGFMSTLYPVCVAHALDRMPQDRIVAVSGRLILVSGIGSAFGPILGAQVMARLDINGLLYLMAAATAALAAVAGLRIRQRAAAEQMAERPFAIITPLTAPISQEPEATDPDGTPRPLPG